In Actinomycetes bacterium, the following are encoded in one genomic region:
- a CDS encoding DNA-directed RNA polymerase subunit alpha: MLIAQRPTLVEEQVDEFRSRFVIEPLEPGFGYTLGNSMRRTLLSSIPGAAVTSIRIDGVLHEFTTVPGVKEDVTDLILNIKELVVSSEHDEPVVMYLRKQGPGVVTAADIAPPAGVEVHNPELHLATLNAKGKLEMELTVERGRGYVSAVQNKQAGQEIGRIPVDSIYSPVLKVTYKVEATRVEQRTDFDRLVIDVETKRSLTPRDAVASAGKTLVELFGLARELNVEAEGIDMGPSPTDAALAADLALPIEELELTVRSYNCLKREGIHTVGELVARSEADLLDIRNFGAKSIDEVKAKLHSMGLALKDSPPGFDPGLAVDSYFDDDDRSYAEDEQL; the protein is encoded by the coding sequence ATGCTCATCGCACAGCGTCCCACCCTCGTCGAGGAGCAGGTCGACGAGTTCCGCTCGCGGTTCGTCATCGAGCCGCTCGAGCCGGGCTTCGGCTACACCCTCGGGAACTCCATGCGGCGCACGCTGCTGTCCTCCATCCCCGGTGCGGCGGTCACCTCGATCCGCATCGACGGAGTCCTGCACGAGTTCACGACCGTGCCGGGCGTCAAGGAGGACGTCACTGACCTCATCCTCAACATCAAGGAGCTCGTGGTGAGCTCCGAGCACGACGAGCCCGTCGTGATGTACCTGCGCAAGCAGGGCCCGGGCGTGGTCACCGCTGCGGACATCGCGCCCCCGGCGGGTGTCGAGGTGCACAATCCCGAGCTGCACCTCGCCACGCTGAACGCCAAGGGCAAGCTCGAGATGGAGCTGACCGTGGAGCGCGGCCGCGGCTATGTCTCGGCGGTGCAGAACAAGCAGGCCGGCCAGGAGATCGGCCGGATCCCGGTCGACTCGATCTACAGCCCGGTGCTCAAGGTGACGTACAAGGTCGAGGCGACCCGCGTCGAGCAGCGGACCGACTTCGACCGCCTGGTCATCGACGTCGAGACCAAGCGCAGCCTGACCCCCCGGGACGCGGTCGCCAGCGCCGGCAAGACCCTGGTCGAGCTGTTCGGCCTGGCCCGCGAGCTCAACGTCGAGGCTGAGGGCATCGACATGGGTCCGTCACCGACCGACGCCGCGCTCGCCGCCGACCTCGCGCTCCCGATCGAGGAGCTCGAGCTGACCGTGCGGTCCTACAACTGCCTGAAGCGTGAGGGCATCCACACGGTCGGGGAGCTCGTCGCGCGCAGCGAGGCCGACCTGCTCGACATCCGCAACTTCGGTGCGAAGTCGATCGATGAGGTCAAGGCCAAGCTGCACTCGATGGGCCTGGCGCTCAAGGACAGCCCTCCCGGGTTCGACCCCGGGCTGGCGGTGGACAGCTACTTCGACGACGACGACCGGTCCTACGCCGAGGACGAGCAGCTCTGA
- the rplQ gene encoding 50S ribosomal protein L17, with translation MPTPTKGPRLGGGPAHERLMLANLATALFERGRITTTEAKAKRLRPLAERLITFAKRGDLASRRRVLTVVRDKDVVHTLFAEIGPRYANRPGGYTRIVKVGPRKGDNAPMAVIELVEELTVQQAAVGEAEAATKRASRTRPAKKAAAADHAAPAAAEPAAAAAGEAEAQETAPQEPTPAGTAESGTTETGAAESDIAESEREVEDEGPGQESAETAPESGAEEAEAAAPAEGEGGPGA, from the coding sequence ATGCCCACCCCCACCAAGGGTCCGCGTCTCGGCGGCGGCCCCGCACACGAGCGCCTCATGCTGGCCAACCTGGCCACGGCGCTCTTCGAGCGTGGCCGGATCACCACCACGGAGGCCAAGGCCAAGCGGTTGCGACCGCTCGCCGAACGCCTCATCACCTTCGCCAAGCGCGGTGACCTCGCCTCCCGGCGCCGGGTCCTCACCGTCGTGCGGGACAAGGACGTCGTCCACACGCTGTTCGCCGAGATCGGGCCCCGCTACGCGAACCGCCCCGGTGGCTACACCCGTATCGTGAAGGTCGGCCCGCGCAAGGGTGACAACGCCCCGATGGCGGTCATCGAGCTCGTCGAGGAGCTGACGGTCCAGCAGGCTGCGGTCGGCGAGGCCGAAGCCGCGACCAAGCGCGCGTCGCGGACCCGACCCGCCAAGAAGGCCGCCGCCGCCGACCACGCGGCTCCCGCCGCTGCCGAACCGGCGGCTGCCGCCGCTGGCGAGGCGGAGGCCCAGGAGACCGCGCCGCAGGAGCCGACCCCGGCTGGCACCGCTGAGAGTGGCACCACTGAGACCGGCGCCGCTGAGAGCGACATCGCGGAGTCCGAGCGCGAGGTCGAGGACGAGGGCCCGGGCCAGGAGAGCGCCGAGACCGCGCCCGAGTCGGGCGCGGAGGAGGCCGAGGCAGCCGCTCCCGCCGAGGGCGAGGGCGGCCCCGGGGCCTGA
- the truA gene encoding tRNA pseudouridine(38-40) synthase TruA, which yields MLADPVVRLRLDLGYDGTDFAGWARQPGLRTVQAVLEEALARALRRPDPVTVVVAGRTDAGVHARAQVAHVDVPAGTSVEDLAGLPRRLAGLLPPDVRVRSVQPAPAGFDARFAALWRRYVYRVCDEPAGPDPLHRREVLAYGRPLDLGRLRAASAPLVGLHDFAAFCRRRAGATTVRTLLELAWARAADGTVEATVRADAFCHSMVRSLVGALLPVGSGTRPSGWPAEILAGGVRPSSVHVAPAHGLTLEEVAYPPEAELAAQAAAARRRREPVD from the coding sequence GTGCTCGCCGACCCCGTGGTCAGGCTGCGCCTCGACCTCGGCTACGACGGCACGGACTTCGCAGGCTGGGCGCGACAACCAGGCCTGCGGACAGTCCAGGCGGTCCTCGAGGAGGCGCTGGCCCGTGCACTGCGCCGGCCGGATCCGGTGACCGTCGTGGTCGCCGGGCGGACCGACGCCGGCGTGCACGCCCGCGCGCAGGTCGCCCACGTCGACGTACCGGCCGGCACGTCGGTCGAGGACCTCGCGGGTCTCCCGCGCCGGCTCGCGGGGCTGCTGCCGCCGGACGTACGGGTCCGCTCGGTCCAGCCGGCGCCCGCCGGCTTCGACGCGCGCTTCGCGGCACTGTGGCGGCGCTACGTCTACCGAGTCTGCGACGAGCCGGCGGGGCCCGACCCGCTGCATCGTCGCGAGGTCCTGGCCTACGGCCGCCCGCTCGACCTGGGCCGGCTGCGAGCGGCGTCCGCGCCGCTGGTGGGTCTGCACGACTTCGCCGCGTTCTGCCGGCGACGAGCGGGCGCGACCACGGTCCGGACCCTGCTCGAGCTGGCGTGGGCCCGGGCTGCGGACGGGACCGTCGAGGCCACCGTGCGCGCGGACGCCTTCTGCCACTCGATGGTGCGATCCCTGGTGGGCGCGCTCCTCCCCGTCGGTTCCGGTACCCGGCCGTCTGGATGGCCGGCCGAGATCCTGGCGGGCGGCGTACGGCCGAGCAGCGTGCACGTCGCTCCCGCCCATGGCCTCACCCTCGAGGAGGTGGCCTACCCGCCCGAGGCCGAGCTCGCCGCCCAGGCGGCCGCTGCTCGCCGGCGTCGCGAGCCGGTGGACTGA
- a CDS encoding ATP-binding cassette domain-containing protein — translation MGHVDLNKVSYVLADGRVLLDEITFRVGEGAKVALVGANGAGKTTLLRIISGDLHPSSGAVTMSGGLGVMRQFVGSVRDDSSVRDLLLSVAPPRVRSAAAVLERTELAMMDADDERTQMRYAQALSDWADAGGYDIEVLWDVCCTQALGVPYSRAQYREVRTLSGGEQKRIVLEALLRGPDEVLLLDEPDNYLDVPGKRWLEEELRASPKTVLFVSHDRELLAQTAGRVITVELGAAGNTAWVHGGGFATYHDARRERFSRLDELRRRWDEEHAKLKALVLMYKQKAAYNDGMASRYQAAMTRLAKFEEAGPPQALPREQSLSMRLRGGRTGKRAVVCEGLELTGLMRPFDLEVFYGERIGILGSNGSGKSHFLRLLARGGSDPDVEHRPVDDVPIAPVAHAGRARLGARVRPGWFAQTHEHPELIGRTLLEILHRGDSHRAGMAREEASRALDRYELARAAEQTFESLSGGQQARLQILLLELGGATLLLLDEPTDNLDLESAEALEEGLAAYQGTVLAVTHDRWFARGMDRYLVFGADGEVYESDGAVWDETRVRRSR, via the coding sequence GTGGGACACGTCGACCTGAACAAGGTGTCGTACGTCCTCGCGGACGGACGCGTACTGCTCGACGAGATCACCTTCCGGGTCGGCGAGGGCGCGAAGGTCGCCCTCGTGGGCGCCAACGGCGCGGGCAAGACGACGCTGCTGCGCATCATCAGCGGTGATCTCCACCCGAGCAGCGGGGCCGTGACGATGAGCGGCGGCCTGGGGGTGATGCGCCAGTTCGTCGGCAGCGTCCGGGACGACAGCAGCGTGCGAGACCTGCTCCTGTCCGTCGCGCCGCCACGGGTTCGATCCGCGGCCGCCGTCCTGGAACGTACCGAGCTCGCGATGATGGACGCCGACGACGAACGCACCCAGATGCGCTACGCCCAGGCACTGTCGGACTGGGCCGACGCCGGCGGTTACGACATCGAGGTGCTGTGGGACGTCTGCTGCACGCAGGCGTTGGGGGTGCCCTACTCTCGCGCGCAGTACCGGGAGGTCCGCACCCTGTCCGGTGGGGAGCAGAAGCGAATCGTCCTCGAGGCGCTGCTGCGGGGACCGGATGAGGTGCTGCTGCTCGACGAGCCGGACAACTACCTCGACGTACCGGGCAAGCGCTGGCTGGAAGAGGAGCTGCGGGCGTCTCCGAAGACGGTGCTGTTCGTCTCGCACGACCGCGAGCTGCTTGCCCAGACCGCCGGCCGGGTCATCACCGTGGAGCTCGGCGCTGCCGGTAACACCGCGTGGGTGCACGGGGGCGGATTCGCGACCTACCACGACGCCCGCCGGGAGCGCTTCTCGCGCCTGGACGAGCTGCGGCGCCGCTGGGACGAGGAGCACGCCAAGCTCAAGGCGCTCGTACTGATGTACAAGCAGAAGGCTGCCTACAACGACGGGATGGCGAGCCGCTATCAGGCGGCGATGACCCGCCTGGCCAAGTTCGAGGAGGCGGGACCGCCCCAGGCGCTCCCGCGCGAGCAGAGCCTGTCCATGCGGCTGCGGGGCGGGCGTACGGGCAAGCGGGCGGTCGTGTGCGAGGGCCTGGAGCTCACCGGCCTGATGCGACCCTTCGACCTCGAGGTCTTCTACGGGGAGCGCATCGGGATCCTCGGCTCGAACGGCTCCGGCAAGTCGCACTTCCTGCGTCTGCTCGCCCGGGGCGGGTCCGACCCGGACGTGGAGCACCGACCGGTCGACGACGTGCCCATCGCCCCGGTCGCCCATGCGGGTCGCGCCAGGCTCGGTGCTCGGGTGCGCCCCGGGTGGTTCGCCCAGACCCACGAGCACCCGGAGCTCATCGGGCGGACCTTGCTCGAGATCTTGCACCGTGGCGACTCCCACCGCGCCGGGATGGCCCGCGAGGAGGCGTCGCGGGCCCTGGACCGCTACGAGCTGGCTCGCGCGGCGGAGCAGACCTTCGAGTCCCTCTCCGGCGGGCAGCAGGCCAGGCTGCAGATCCTGCTGCTGGAGCTCGGCGGTGCCACGCTGCTGCTGCTGGACGAGCCCACCGACAACCTCGACCTGGAGAGCGCCGAGGCCCTGGAAGAAGGTCTCGCTGCCTATCAGGGCACGGTGCTCGCGGTGACCCACGACC